DNA sequence from the Pecten maximus unplaced genomic scaffold, xPecMax1.1, whole genome shotgun sequence genome:
gagtatgtgtatgaataaattgaacatgaacattattttgacatttggtcaaatccaaccaggtgagcgatacaggccccatgggcctcttgttgtaaatgtgttttgggCTATCAtgcacatgtatacatacacacacacaaatagaTAATCTTAATGTATAATCAAAATGTCTCGAGGAAAATGCAAGTGTAAAATAAGAATGTCTTGTTATGCTACAGAAACTGTGACATcattgaaagaaaagaaaagtcAAAAGAAGACTGATAAGGACAATGATGATGACACGGAATCAAAGGAGTCCAAATCAGAGGAGGAAGAAGGAGAAAAGGAGGACAAATATGAGGAGGAAGAACAACTCCCAAGCAAGTTTGCTGATGTATACAGTGACACAGAGTCTGAGGAAGAGGATCTGGAGGAAGATGAGTAAGTGTCTAGTCTGCAGAGCTAAAAGTTTTCATGGTAGATGTCAAGGTAAAATCcacagaggtcaaggtcaaagtctaTAGAGGTCAAAGTAAAAGTCTAtatagaggtcaaggtcaaagtctattgaggtcaaggtcaaattctTTAATTTGTTTCAGTGATGAAGAAGATTTTTCTAAGGGAATAAACACATTCATTAAAAAGACAGTAGAAAGGAGGAAGGGGAGAAAATCTGAGGACAATGAAATAAAGGAGGAGCAGATCGGAATAGAGAATCGCATCATCGGCTGTATtacatttgaaaagaaatatgtGTAAGTATGAATTAGTCTTTATACTAGTTACCCATGTCCACCCATCCCTGTCCCTTTTCAATTAATGGAATATCTCTAGAGAACAACACAATAGGCTATAATTTGTTCATATCTAAACCATAGTGTTTACATTAACATCAAGTTTAAACTTATCACATCAATGTGAAAGGTCACCTTGTTTGTTCCAAATCAATGTCATATTTGGAGAACTTCAACTGATATTATTACATTCAGTCCAACAAAAATAGCAATATGAAATATGTTGTATTAAGATATTACTTTGTCGTGAAGAACTTCATAATGTAGTTTCTGTGATATCAATTTGTATTGTAGTGTATACTACTATTTAGGTCATTGTGTTTTTAGGCGACAGCGTGATAGAGTGATCCACCTCACACTTCTATCTGTCAGACGTAGACAAAGGAAGTTTGGCATCGGCAAATACCTACTACAGGTATACATTCATCTACTAAGGacattaatatcaatacataacaactgggtttatttttatcataatcgtttattttcatattgatgatTTT
Encoded proteins:
- the LOC117320053 gene encoding acidic leucine-rich nuclear phosphoprotein 32 family member E-like; the protein is MAERQAGLDAFDSVDIIAFKNALTDLRSAHETMDDTFSRPGAQLADKQAFTNKTGNLITAYPVLVDLRRLVQLCPSNTSAALTGDEGIIPGISNTDLLHAVVGLYDVSLSEMTPDVLYSTVCEKWARTIVLVRDLKETVTSLKEKKSQKKTDKDNDDDTESKESKSEEEEGEKEDKYEEEEQLPSKFADVYSDTESEEEDLEEDDDEEDFSKGINTFIKKTVERRKGRKSEDNEIKEEQIGIENRIIGCITFEKKYVRQRDRVIHLTLLSVRRRQRKFGIGKYLLQ